A region of Streptomyces paludis DNA encodes the following proteins:
- a CDS encoding NUDIX domain-containing protein, with protein MSGKRSAGLLVHRAGDTGTEVLLGHMGGPFWAGRHAAAWSVPKGEYGPGETPEAAARREFREELGLEPPEGPWIPLGESRQRGGKTVTVWAVEGDLDPARVVPGTFTLEWPRGSGVLRDFPELDRVGWFPLADAVEPLVAGQRVFLERLDSFIATGRRPSAAGHGE; from the coding sequence ATGTCGGGCAAACGAAGCGCGGGGCTCCTGGTCCACCGGGCCGGTGACACCGGTACCGAGGTGCTGCTCGGCCACATGGGCGGCCCCTTCTGGGCCGGCCGGCACGCCGCCGCCTGGTCGGTCCCCAAGGGCGAGTACGGCCCCGGGGAGACGCCGGAGGCCGCCGCGCGCCGGGAGTTCCGGGAGGAACTGGGGCTGGAGCCGCCCGAGGGGCCCTGGATCCCGCTCGGCGAGTCCCGGCAGCGCGGCGGCAAGACGGTCACCGTCTGGGCCGTCGAGGGCGACCTCGATCCGGCGCGGGTCGTGCCCGGCACCTTCACCCTGGAGTGGCCGCGCGGGTCGGGGGTGCTCCGCGACTTCCCCGAGCTGGACCGGGTCGGCTGGTTTCCGCTGGCGGACGCGGTGGAGCCGCTGGTGGCCGGTCAGCGGGTCTTCCTCGAACGGCTGGACAGCTTCATAGCCACCGGCCGCCGCCCCTCCGCGGCCGGTCACGGGGAATAG
- a CDS encoding glycoside hydrolase family 75 protein yields MHSRTSVSVAVGTALLAAAIVPAAVLPALAVPLLPSSADRPAARQGAAGPPPGERAIGPGGSTQEGTVSAAALLARTGACDQISKGHYRAREEAPADIAVCDANGAVFFKADMDIDCDGQITERCNLDTDPYFQNSTAYTESDGRTLNAETLPYIVVPMPSEIWNYRASGIRGGSVAAVIHANKVVYAVVGDTGPPGIIGEASYAAARALGIQADPFGGGVPSGVTYIVFKNAKVSPLEDPGAAARLGDRLARKFVAEN; encoded by the coding sequence GTGCATTCACGCACTTCTGTGTCCGTCGCCGTCGGCACGGCGCTGCTGGCCGCGGCGATCGTCCCCGCCGCCGTGCTGCCCGCCCTGGCCGTCCCCCTGCTCCCGTCGTCCGCCGACCGGCCGGCCGCCCGGCAGGGGGCGGCGGGTCCGCCACCGGGGGAACGAGCCATCGGGCCCGGAGGTTCCACCCAGGAGGGCACCGTCAGCGCGGCGGCCCTGCTGGCCAGGACCGGCGCCTGCGACCAGATCTCCAAGGGCCACTACCGGGCCCGGGAGGAGGCTCCGGCCGACATCGCGGTCTGCGACGCCAACGGCGCCGTGTTCTTCAAGGCCGACATGGACATCGACTGCGACGGCCAGATCACCGAGCGGTGCAACCTCGACACCGATCCGTACTTCCAGAACTCCACGGCCTACACCGAGTCCGACGGCCGGACGCTCAACGCCGAGACCCTGCCGTACATCGTCGTGCCGATGCCCAGCGAGATCTGGAACTACCGCGCGTCGGGCATCCGGGGCGGGTCCGTCGCGGCCGTCATCCACGCCAACAAGGTCGTGTACGCCGTCGTCGGGGACACCGGGCCGCCCGGCATCATCGGGGAGGCGTCGTACGCCGCGGCCCGGGCGCTGGGGATCCAGGCCGACCCGTTCGGGGGCGGCGTCCCGTCGGGGGTGACGTACATCGTCTTCAAGAACGCCAAGGTCTCGCCCCTGGAGGATCCCGGGGCCGCGGCGAGGCTCGGTGACCGGCTGGCGCGGAAGTTCGTCGCGGAGAACTGA
- a CDS encoding coagulation factor 5/8 type domain-containing protein produces MHAPPPALIGSLASLLLLVSCSTHAAPDGAAGGEPRGGGDLGPNVLVLDPSTPGIQDTLDRIHRQQEKAQFGTGRYQLLLKPGTYDRLRIDLGFYTSVSGLGLSPDDTTVNGDVTVDAGWFEGNATQNFWRSAENLTLRPASGTNRWAVAQAAPFRRMHVKGDLTLAPTGNGWASGGYIADSKIDGTVTAGSQQQWYTRDSAVGGWSNAVWNMAFSGVEGAPAQSFPDPPYTTLDTTPVAREKPFLYLDGSDYKVFVPAKRTDARGTTWGGGKPRGRALPLDRFYVARPGTSAAAINAALARGLHLLLTPGIYHVDRPIEVTRPDTVVLGLGLATIVPDNGVTALRTADVDGVRLAGFLVDAGPVNSPTLLEIGPRGARKDHSANPTTVQDVFVRVGGAGPGLATTAMVVNSSGTVIDHSWIWRADHGSGVGWETNRADYGLRVDGDHVLATGLFVEHFNKYDVQWNGEYGRTVFLQNEKAYDAPDQEAIRDGSVRGHAAYRVADSVDHHEAWALGSYCNYTTDPGIRQEHGFRAPVKPGVRFHNLLVVTLGGGMGHYDHVINRTGAPTVGSAPIPSTVTSFP; encoded by the coding sequence ATGCACGCTCCTCCGCCCGCGCTGATCGGCTCGCTCGCCTCCCTTCTGCTCCTCGTCTCCTGCTCGACCCACGCCGCGCCGGACGGCGCCGCCGGCGGGGAGCCCCGGGGCGGCGGCGACCTCGGGCCGAACGTGCTGGTCCTCGACCCGTCGACGCCCGGCATCCAGGACACGCTCGACCGGATCCACCGGCAGCAGGAGAAGGCGCAGTTCGGCACGGGCCGCTACCAACTCCTCCTCAAACCGGGCACGTACGACCGCCTCCGTATCGATCTCGGCTTCTACACCTCGGTCTCCGGCCTCGGGCTCTCCCCCGACGACACCACCGTCAACGGCGATGTGACCGTCGACGCGGGCTGGTTCGAGGGCAACGCCACACAGAACTTCTGGCGCTCCGCCGAGAATCTGACGCTCCGTCCCGCCAGCGGCACCAACCGGTGGGCGGTCGCCCAGGCCGCGCCGTTCCGCCGGATGCATGTCAAGGGCGACCTCACGCTGGCGCCCACCGGGAACGGCTGGGCCAGCGGCGGCTACATCGCCGACAGCAAGATCGACGGCACGGTCACCGCCGGCTCGCAGCAGCAGTGGTACACCCGCGACAGCGCGGTGGGCGGCTGGAGCAACGCCGTGTGGAACATGGCCTTCTCGGGGGTGGAGGGCGCGCCGGCGCAGAGCTTCCCCGATCCGCCATATACCACGCTGGACACGACTCCGGTCGCGCGCGAGAAGCCGTTCCTCTATCTCGACGGGAGCGACTACAAGGTGTTCGTGCCCGCGAAGCGCACCGACGCGCGCGGCACCACCTGGGGCGGCGGGAAGCCGCGCGGCCGTGCGCTGCCGCTCGACCGGTTCTACGTGGCCAGGCCCGGCACGAGCGCCGCGGCCATCAACGCCGCGCTCGCCCGGGGGCTCCACCTGCTTCTCACCCCGGGCATCTACCATGTCGACCGGCCGATCGAGGTGACCCGCCCGGACACCGTCGTCCTGGGGCTCGGCCTGGCCACGATCGTCCCGGACAACGGGGTGACCGCCCTGAGGACCGCGGACGTGGACGGGGTGCGGCTCGCCGGTTTCCTGGTCGACGCCGGTCCCGTGAACTCCCCGACGCTGCTGGAGATCGGCCCCCGGGGCGCGCGGAAGGACCACTCCGCGAACCCCACGACCGTCCAGGACGTCTTCGTCAGGGTCGGCGGCGCGGGTCCGGGCCTGGCCACCACCGCGATGGTGGTCAACAGCTCCGGCACGGTCATCGACCACAGCTGGATCTGGCGGGCCGACCACGGCTCGGGGGTCGGCTGGGAGACCAACCGCGCCGACTACGGCCTCCGGGTCGACGGCGACCATGTGCTGGCCACCGGACTCTTCGTGGAGCACTTCAACAAGTACGACGTCCAGTGGAACGGCGAGTACGGCCGTACGGTCTTCCTCCAGAACGAGAAGGCGTACGACGCGCCGGACCAGGAGGCGATCCGGGACGGATCCGTCCGGGGCCACGCGGCCTACCGGGTCGCCGACTCGGTCGACCACCACGAGGCATGGGCCCTGGGCAGCTACTGCAACTACACCACCGACCCGGGCATCCGTCAGGAACACGGCTTCCGGGCGCCGGTCAAACCGGGCGTCAGGTTCCACAACCTGCTGGTGGTGACCCTCGGCGGCGGTATGGGCCACTACGACCATGTGATCAACCGGACCGGGGCGCCGACGGTCGGGTCCGCGCCGATTCCGTCGACGGTGACCTCCTTCCCGTAA
- a CDS encoding amino acid permease: MSASPPTWSKTEPAPQLDEEQRLRELGYQPVLARRMGGFGNFAISFSVISVLSGCMTLYGFGMGTGGPAVMLWGWAGVGLFVLCVGMALAEVTSAYPTSGALYYMADRLGGRKWGWYTGWLNLLGLLGAIAGIDYGAALFTGAFLNLQFGFVPTPGSTFAIFLCILLLHAVLNLFGVKLVSVLNSISVWWHLIGVAIIVGVLAIVPDRHQSASFVFTEFVNDTGWQNPLYVAAIGLLLAQYTFCGYDASAHLSEETSNASVTAARGIVRAIWVSWIAGFALLAGLTFAIQDYKGAQDSATGVPPAQILIDALGTSGATALLLLVIVAQLFCGNAEVAAASRMVFAFSRDNALPGSAVWRRVSGRTQTPVPAVWLSVAVAAVLAVPSLYSATAYGAVTAINVIGITPAYAIPIFLKLRAKGRFEPGPWTLGRWSKPIGWIAVVWVAMVTVLFCLPQTNPVTVDSMNYAVIALAVVLVLATIWWYVARGSYSTPQAYGNAREQSEISEGIV, translated from the coding sequence ATGTCCGCGTCCCCTCCGACTTGGTCGAAGACCGAGCCGGCGCCACAGTTGGACGAAGAGCAGCGGCTGCGCGAACTGGGCTATCAGCCGGTTCTCGCGCGCCGTATGGGCGGCTTCGGAAACTTCGCCATCAGCTTCTCCGTCATCTCCGTCCTCTCCGGCTGCATGACGCTGTACGGATTCGGCATGGGCACCGGCGGTCCCGCGGTGATGCTCTGGGGCTGGGCGGGCGTCGGCCTGTTCGTGCTCTGCGTCGGCATGGCCCTGGCCGAGGTCACCAGCGCGTACCCCACCTCGGGCGCGCTCTACTACATGGCCGACCGGCTCGGCGGCCGCAAGTGGGGCTGGTACACCGGCTGGCTCAACCTGCTCGGACTGCTGGGCGCGATAGCCGGCATCGACTACGGCGCCGCGCTCTTCACCGGGGCCTTCCTGAACCTCCAGTTCGGCTTCGTGCCCACCCCCGGCTCCACCTTCGCGATCTTCCTCTGCATCCTGCTGCTGCACGCCGTGCTGAACCTCTTCGGTGTGAAGCTCGTCAGTGTGCTCAACTCGATCAGTGTCTGGTGGCACCTGATCGGTGTGGCCATCATCGTCGGCGTCCTGGCGATCGTCCCCGACCGCCACCAGTCGGCGTCCTTCGTCTTCACCGAGTTCGTCAACGACACCGGCTGGCAGAACCCGCTCTATGTGGCCGCCATCGGTCTGCTGCTCGCGCAGTACACCTTCTGCGGATACGACGCGTCCGCGCACCTCTCCGAGGAGACCTCCAACGCGTCCGTCACCGCCGCCCGCGGTATCGTCCGCGCCATCTGGGTCTCCTGGATAGCCGGTTTCGCCCTGCTCGCCGGGCTGACCTTTGCCATCCAGGACTACAAGGGAGCCCAGGACAGCGCCACCGGTGTGCCGCCCGCGCAGATCCTGATCGACGCGCTCGGCACGAGCGGCGCCACCGCGCTGCTGCTCCTGGTGATCGTGGCCCAGCTCTTCTGCGGCAACGCGGAGGTCGCGGCGGCCAGCCGGATGGTGTTCGCCTTCAGCCGTGACAACGCCCTGCCCGGCTCGGCCGTGTGGCGGCGCGTCAGCGGCCGTACGCAGACGCCCGTCCCCGCCGTGTGGCTCTCGGTCGCCGTCGCGGCGGTCCTGGCCGTTCCCTCGCTCTACTCCGCGACCGCGTACGGCGCGGTGACGGCGATCAACGTCATCGGCATCACCCCCGCGTACGCCATCCCGATCTTCCTGAAGCTGCGCGCCAAGGGCCGCTTCGAGCCGGGTCCCTGGACCCTGGGCCGCTGGAGCAAGCCGATCGGCTGGATCGCCGTGGTGTGGGTGGCGATGGTGACCGTGCTCTTCTGCCTGCCGCAGACGAACCCGGTGACCGTCGACTCCATGAACTACGCCGTGATCGCGCTGGCCGTCGTGCTGGTCCTGGCGACCATCTGGTGGTATGTGGCCCGCGGCTCGTACAGCACCCCGCAGGCGTACGGCAACGCCCGCGAGCAGTCGGAGATCTCCGAGGGGATCGTCTGA